A window of Hemibagrus wyckioides isolate EC202008001 linkage group LG03, SWU_Hwy_1.0, whole genome shotgun sequence contains these coding sequences:
- the fancl gene encoding E3 ubiquitin-protein ligase FANCL, translating into MAESLLKECPLLVALDKEKTVYDGFITVQERDFRLRITLPPDQQLKQAKLHCCWELKQLLKDHQHILKQRLQHSSDLVGFILELRTVLEVALKRQSGWQSIPPPQYYSQLITEIESLGWDKLIFIDTDFHTLKLKAEDSSHRQHIFTVKLKSKYPAEAPECSAHLPVPLVITWSPQSNLAHMHSQFLLIVEALAEFWAVMDEIDEHTWVLEPEKPSRADTMRRIAIGNNVSIKVEIDPRHPKMLPECCLLGAEHVVTPLRSKLNANMHLWNPDCSVLQNMKDIMEIEFPSPATHEKSSFSVECGICYSYRLDSAIPDQVCNDPRCGQPFHQACLYEWLRGLPTSRQSFNIVFGECPYCSKPITVKMAFQKP; encoded by the exons ATGGCTGAAAGCTTGCTCAAAGAGTGTCCTTTATTGGTTGCGCTGGATAAAGAGAAAACTGTTTACGATGGTTTTATCACAGTACAG GAAAGAGACTTCCGGTTAAGAATAACGCTGCCTCCAGACCAGCAGCTGAAACAGGCAAA ATTGCACTGCTGCTGGGAACTGAAACAGCTGCTGAAAGACCATCAGCACATCCTAAAACAG AGGTTACAACATTCTTCGGATTTGGTCGGGTTTATTCTGGAGCTGAGGACCGTATTG GAAGTAGCATTGAAAAGGCAGTCAGGCTGGCAGTCCATCCCACCACCTCAGTACTATTCACAGCTCATCACAGAGATCGAGAGTTTAGGATGGGATAA GCTGATCTTCATCGACACTGACTTCCACACGCTTAAGCTGAAGGCAGAGGACTCGTCTCATCGTCAGCACATCTTTACTGTCAAGCTTAAATCAAAG TACCCAGCAGAAGCTCCAGAATGTTCTGCACACCTGCCTGTCCCTCTGGTCATTACATGGAGCCCACAG AGCAATTTAGCCCACATGCATAGCCAGTTCCTGCTGATTGTGGAGGCTTTGGCTGAATTCTGGGCAGTGATGGATGAGATTGATGAGCACACCTGGGTGCTGGAACCTGAAAAACCCAGCAGAGCAGACACGATGAGAAGGATCGCTATTG GAAACAACGTCTCCATAAAGGTTGAGATCGACCCCAGGCACCCGAAGATGTTGCCAGAATGCTGCCTGCTTGGAGCCGAGCACG TGGTAACCCCTCTGAGGAGCAAGCTGAACGCTAACATGCATTTATG GAACCCCGACTGCAGCGTCCTGCAGAACATGAAGGATATTATGGAGATAGAATTCCCGTCACCTGCCACCCACGAAAAATCT AGTTTTAGCGTGGAGTGCGGCATCTGCTATTCATATCGACTGGACTCTGCCATTCCAGATCAGGTGTGCAACGATCCACGCTGCGGGCAGCCTTTTCATCAGGCCTGTCTCTATGAG TGGCTGAGAGGTTTGCCCACCAGTCGGCAAAGCTTCAACATTGTGTTTGGAGAATGCCCTTACTGCAGCAAG ccCATCACTGTGAAAATGGCCTTTCAAAAACCGTGA